The genomic segment CGTCGTTAGGCCTGGTGCAAACGAGCGACTTTTGTCGTTGCGATATCGCTGCGATCGTATATCTGTCTGCGTTGTTTTTAACTGAGAAAACAAAGAAAGACATGTGATTACAGCGAGATCGCAACGATAAAAGTCGGTCGTCTGCATCGAACCTTGTCGTATTTTCCCCctgtaataattttaatagtaAACGAAGAAAAGTACTTGTTTGAAAATAAGATAATAATTGACAAGTGATAAATGGCAAATGACTTGCAAAACAATCAACGACCATTTGCATTTGTGTTTTTATGACAACGTCAGAAGCTTTCGGTCGTTATAATTGCacataaagaaaaaagaacaccttaaatatatatatatattaatttttggtGATATTCCGTAACACGACGACTCGAGGGAGTTCATCGAACGATCTAGTCGAGCGTTTCCTTTTTCAGCTTTTATCCTTGTCTAACGACTCTTTTTCGATTGATGTATGTTCGTACTTTTTACGCACGATGTAAACACACCTCTTTACGCAACAACCTTTTTCATGCGTGTGATCTATTTGAGagaaaaaagatacaaaaaaaagaaaaaaagaataaaaaaaaatgcgaATGCAAAACCGTCATACGTTTCTCAGAGTTTTGAGACATATACTAATGTACTTAAACCATCTGTGAGTCTGCCTCGTCTTTTATAAAGTTCTTGCTATATTCAACTGATGGTGGTATTTATTTCGTTCAACCTTTCCATCTACGATTTAAGTATTAATCTTTATGATAAGCAGTCTTACAAACTACTGTTACTACAATTGCATGGACATCTATAGTGACTTGCTTTTTGCTTTAAAAAACTTACGTTCTCTTGTACTTCATCCGTTCGCATTCTATATTAGACAATTTAGGATGATATCAATTTTCGCAAAAATAATATAGCAGAAAATATCAATCAAAATGTTCCAACCAAAACCAATTACATTCCATGACAGAATCAAATCAGAAGCAGACATATTGTGCTGCACAATTTCTAGGAAAAAGTTCAAAAAATGAATTTGGCTATCTTTTTAAGAAACAAACTCTGCGCTATTACAGCCTAGTGCCTCCCTCCCGCCCACAGAAAAcatcaattttaattattattcattaATGAGAGTTATCAAAGTCAACGGAACATAGTTAAAAAGAAATGTGAGAACTGATAccatttttaaattatactgTATATCTAACAATTTATCCATAACTATGATAGTAAAAGtggataattatttattatataattatattatataattattaaaatcaatCATTATTCAGCAAAGACGACAGTCGTGTTGCGACCGTGGCGATATACAGATTATCGTATCACAATTTTATCATGTTATAATCGCCACCAAACTGTATCTTTGGATCATTAATTTTTTCCAACAATTTTCTACACGCAGTCGCAGAAAAGTTAAAAGTAACTATATACATACACGCGCACCTAGCGAACACCGAATTCATTCAGTTCTTGTCGTCGTGGTTGTAacgtttgtttgttattttaaggTTATGTTTTCcacaagaagaaagaagaaaaatgtctTGAAAAAAATGTGTTCTTTGGTGACATTCAAGTGATCTTTCATGACGTTAAAAAtttgttacttaattttaaaaaatttttattttaaaagaaaatctCATTGGATGTGAAGATCGTCGTAATACAACGAGTTGCCTGTCTCAATACCGAAATAGTATTAAATAAAAGTGTCTTCTAAAGTCATTATCAACTAATACATCGAATGAATTATTTTTCTCATACTTGACATTAAGAAGATAAAGATAAGAGTTTTCTAAAGATAAGAGttatattttgcaattttaaaaCTTTAAACATAAAAAAGAACGGTTCTACTCCCATATGCTGTGTATGCACATTTTCTATCAAAaaattaactaatttaaaaaaaagaacaaactaAAAACGGCAGTACAAGAGCAAAAAATTCATCAGCAAGGTCATTTGACCTATTTAGACCCACTGTTGATGAATGACAAAACACAGAACATGTTGAGCCAAAAATTAAGTAACCGAAAGTTGTTAGTTGATCTACTTGCACTGATGTTTGGTCTTGGTGCATGGATTGGTGTGAATGGTATATATGTTCAACTACCACTTCTTGTGAACAATGCTCCAGAAGGATGGAGTCTTCCAGCTCATATGGTTATGCTAGTACAATTTGCCAACTTGGGACCAAtactatatacattatatataaagtatgtatatgttaaaaataatatttccagtttataatttatgaatactaTAGCTcactaaatatatgtatatgtatattattttatattatttttctgtTTTAGATATAGTAAATGGGCATGTGATAAATACATTACCTACGTCCTCCTAGCAGCAGGAGCACTATCTACTATTATATTAGCTTTTGTACATAATAAAACAACGATAATATTTGGCAATGAGCATTCCACTGCTTTGTTGTCATTGATGTTTGTAACTGCAATTGTTGGATGTACCAGTTCAGTTCTTTTTATGCCATACATGAGGAACTATAGAGAAATTTATTTAGTGTCCTATCTTGTAGGAGAAGGACTTAGTGGATTTGTGCCAAGTGTAGTGGCATTAATCCAAGGTGTTGGTGGAAACCCAGAATGTTTGAATAATACTAAAGCTGAGTCTACTCATGTAGAACTCATACCTTATTATCCAGAACCCCGATTTTCAAGTCagactttctttatttttattggtactTTGTTGTTTTTGTGTTACTTGGCTTTCTTGGGACTGAACAATTTGTCTATTGCCATTGGAGAGCGTGTGAAACATCCAGCAAGCATGGAAACATTACCAACAGATACAAGAGCACCTCCTAGTTATAAAACCAATTCTGGTTGGACAATGTCTAAGCAAGTgtattcatatttattaattatgatGGCAGTGGTTTGTTTCTTAGGTAATGGTACATTACCAAGTATTCAATCATATTCCTGTTTACCATATGGAAATGTTGCATACCATTTAACTGTTACATTGTCATCAATGGCTGGTCCATTGGCAATGTGTCTAGGTTTTGTTATTAAGATACCGAAAGTGAGTTTCCTATCTGGCCTGATGGTTATTCTTATAGCACTTTCTGGTTTTGTTTGCTTCTTAGCTATCGAATCACCTACGCCACCTCTGCAATATAGTTGGGTGGGTGAATTTCTAGTAGTCCTATCTTGGATATTAATTAGTGGTTTAATAGGATTTATAAAATTGGGTATCACAACATTATTTAGACCTGATCCTGGTAGAGGTCTATATTATACTGGTGTTGCAACTCAAGTTGGATCATTAGTAGGAGCAATAATAACATTTGTTTTAGTTAATCATGCAAAACTATTCCATTCTTATTCACCATGTTCAATGACTTCAGTACATTGacgtttaatataaataattttgttttagagaaaatagtataaaattaattaagaaaacaaaatatatttcttagCTCTTGTTATTTATGTTGTTATACATGAAAGAGCAGGGCCTTATCATTTTTTAGTCTTATAAATCTAGGGGGTGGAACTAGTTGACTTATACGAGTAGGAATTAGTTCAGGTTTTATAATTTTGATCTTAAATAAACACAATTGCAATTCCAAAGTTGATTTTATACATTACTAGTATTAAACCTGCTTATACTCTAAGCCGTAAAATATCAAGGAgatgaatttttatgaaacaaatgaTTTAAGACAAATAGctaaaatgaatttttatctTCATTCTGAGCTTGATTCACATAAATGTACAAGACACAAATGTACTTAAAATATAGCTCtatatatttaaacaaaattgtTTTGTATATAGAATGtgcaattataatatatttattataatgtatTTGTCTATATAAAAACATGTCACAATGAATGCTATATTTACCATTAATTTTActacaaaaatgtacaatgtTTAGTTTTATGATGATATATGATCTAATAGTctcgaatattaaaatatacttcATAAAACGTTTGATTATCATTAAGTCAATTGAAAGAGGTATGATTgttcaaattttatattttatctgataaattttattgtatGGATTAAGAAAGACCTGAAGCCAGACATCTCATGACTTCATCATATCAGTTTCTCTGACATGAATATATCCAATGCTGTACAATCTTGATTAACAATCTGGTactttttaaaatagttttataatcatatataatataaagtgaG from the Bombus affinis isolate iyBomAffi1 chromosome 11, iyBomAffi1.2, whole genome shotgun sequence genome contains:
- the LOC126921866 gene encoding solute carrier family 52, riboflavin transporter, member 3-A-like; translation: MNDKTQNMLSQKLSNRKLLVDLLALMFGLGAWIGVNGIYVQLPLLVNNAPEGWSLPAHMVMLVQFANLGPILYTLYIKYSKWACDKYITYVLLAAGALSTIILAFVHNKTTIIFGNEHSTALLSLMFVTAIVGCTSSVLFMPYMRNYREIYLVSYLVGEGLSGFVPSVVALIQGVGGNPECLNNTKAESTHVELIPYYPEPRFSSQTFFIFIGTLLFLCYLAFLGLNNLSIAIGERVKHPASMETLPTDTRAPPSYKTNSGWTMSKQVYSYLLIMMAVVCFLGNGTLPSIQSYSCLPYGNVAYHLTVTLSSMAGPLAMCLGFVIKIPKVSFLSGLMVILIALSGFVCFLAIESPTPPLQYSWVGEFLVVLSWILISGLIGFIKLGITTLFRPDPGRGLYYTGVATQVGSLVGAIITFVLVNHAKLFHSYSPCSMTSVH